Proteins encoded together in one Marispirochaeta sp. window:
- a CDS encoding HlyD family efflux transporter periplasmic adaptor subunit translates to MKQTCTQSAPLNLTALVLLFLSCTVLSLEAQQGSGAGRGASGDSGGGGSELVGTARVETRGRAIQVGGRLEPKSRIMHTSTFTGVVRDIPVKPGDSVRPGDILFTVDRNEAGQTFQLHTVRSRIDGVVSKVDLFVEEEVRASGAGVTVIGRKEFILEAKISDKDAFKVVPGQQVSGRRVDGGELTGRLTLRSPEPDYETGLFELTFEFPAEPQTFAGAFVLIDLPTETIRGIFVPSEAVDRRYGRNFLWLVEPESRTLTRKEVELGTSLGNETRVVSGLAEGDLYLRELSGREQEGAPLPGGGR, encoded by the coding sequence ATGAAACAGACCTGTACCCAGTCTGCACCCCTGAATCTCACCGCCCTTGTCCTGCTCTTTCTGTCCTGCACTGTTCTGTCGCTTGAAGCGCAGCAGGGCAGTGGTGCAGGACGCGGCGCTTCGGGAGACTCCGGAGGCGGGGGATCAGAGCTGGTTGGTACCGCCAGGGTGGAAACCCGGGGAAGGGCAATTCAGGTCGGCGGCAGACTGGAACCCAAGAGCCGCATTATGCATACCTCCACCTTTACCGGTGTAGTGCGGGACATCCCCGTTAAACCCGGGGATTCCGTTCGCCCTGGCGACATCCTTTTTACGGTTGACCGCAACGAGGCCGGACAGACTTTTCAGCTGCATACCGTGCGTTCACGTATCGACGGCGTTGTCTCGAAGGTTGATCTCTTTGTGGAAGAAGAGGTCAGGGCAAGTGGTGCCGGCGTTACGGTAATCGGCCGTAAGGAGTTTATTCTTGAAGCCAAAATCAGCGACAAGGATGCTTTTAAAGTCGTTCCGGGGCAGCAGGTTTCCGGCCGCAGAGTCGACGGCGGAGAATTGACAGGCCGCCTGACCCTCCGTTCGCCGGAACCGGATTACGAAACTGGTCTTTTTGAACTGACCTTTGAATTCCCCGCCGAGCCCCAGACCTTCGCCGGAGCCTTTGTGCTGATAGATCTGCCTACAGAAACCATACGGGGTATTTTTGTTCCTTCCGAGGCTGTTGACCGGCGTTACGGACGCAACTTTCTCTGGCTTGTGGAACCCGAATCCCGCACTTTAACACGAAAAGAGGTAGAGCTCGGGACCTCCCTGGGAAACGAGACCCGTGTTGTTTCCGGCCTTGCCGAGGGGGATCTGTATCTGCGGGAACTGAGCGGACGTGAGCAGGAGGGTGCTCCCCTTCCCGGTGGAGGGCGCTGA